A genomic segment from Deinococcus yavapaiensis KR-236 encodes:
- a CDS encoding DUF5691 domain-containing protein: MSGDLRELAAVATRGTSRADLPAPTGPLAAALTAVPGDTPEALLLGRAALLGLHARAGASLGRAAALPPTPLPPPERPLPADLAALLPALLRADPALIAEALRTVAARGWTLNAAHILAVHGQNANLAHALWTLADARARVTLDAHSLHKQARKAEEDATWAASLRALGERRATNPEAAARELQAQWAEQPAERRKELLTLVRRDLRQEDRALLEAATRDRSPDLQKQARQLLGHLPGPLQDELLRLLPQAVKVSGFLKQKITFGAFDLPAALGKPRAGQYDDSDLHRLLGALPTPLVLTTLNVRWDDLHHALRSHHWSLAQELQAPQSPAPPPLDVDTARARVRDLAGQPSVTAEKLLDAVRALAASTDLSAEPPALQAALATRTLNVIQIAGLTPSARELTRLLRLTLSPDVTIPPPTPRAFELPPRPKQLPTWQTPAAWEERQRQEHAQKETSAVQAYADLVDTWRVRRAWRAALAAHPTS, from the coding sequence GTGAGCGGCGACTTGCGCGAGTTGGCTGCGGTCGCCACGCGCGGCACGAGCCGCGCCGACCTGCCCGCGCCCACCGGACCGTTGGCGGCAGCGTTGACGGCCGTTCCCGGCGACACGCCCGAAGCGCTGCTGCTGGGCCGCGCCGCCTTGCTGGGCTTGCACGCCCGCGCGGGCGCTTCCTTGGGCCGCGCCGCGGCGCTCCCACCCACGCCGCTTCCACCACCCGAGCGTCCCTTGCCAGCGGACTTGGCGGCCTTGCTGCCGGCGCTGCTGCGCGCCGACCCGGCGTTGATCGCCGAGGCGCTGCGCACCGTGGCCGCGCGCGGCTGGACGCTGAACGCCGCGCACATCCTGGCCGTGCACGGCCAGAACGCCAACCTCGCGCACGCCCTGTGGACGCTGGCGGACGCGCGCGCACGCGTCACGCTGGACGCGCATTCCCTGCACAAGCAGGCGCGCAAAGCCGAGGAGGACGCCACGTGGGCCGCTTCCCTCCGAGCGCTCGGCGAGCGGCGCGCCACGAACCCCGAGGCCGCCGCGCGCGAGTTGCAAGCCCAGTGGGCGGAACAACCCGCCGAGCGACGCAAGGAACTGCTGACCCTCGTGCGCCGCGACCTGCGCCAAGAAGACCGCGCGTTGCTGGAAGCCGCGACGCGCGACCGTTCGCCGGACCTGCAAAAGCAAGCGCGTCAACTCCTCGGGCACCTTCCCGGCCCTCTGCAAGACGAGTTGCTGCGCTTGCTGCCTCAAGCGGTGAAGGTGAGCGGCTTCCTGAAACAGAAGATCACCTTCGGCGCCTTCGACTTGCCTGCCGCGCTCGGCAAACCGCGCGCCGGGCAGTACGACGACAGCGACTTGCACCGCCTGCTCGGCGCGCTGCCCACCCCGCTCGTCTTGACCACGCTGAACGTCCGCTGGGACGACCTGCACCACGCCCTTCGAAGTCACCACTGGTCCCTCGCGCAAGAACTCCAAGCGCCGCAATCGCCCGCCCCGCCTCCACTCGACGTCGACACCGCCCGCGCGCGCGTGCGCGACCTCGCCGGGCAACCCAGCGTGACGGCAGAGAAACTCCTCGACGCCGTGCGAGCGCTGGCCGCGTCCACCGACCTCTCGGCGGAACCTCCCGCGTTGCAAGCCGCCTTGGCGACGCGAACGCTGAACGTCATCCAGATCGCGGGCCTGACGCCCTCGGCGCGCGAACTCACGCGCTTGCTGCGCCTCACCTTGTCACCGGACGTGACGATTCCCCCGCCCACGCCGAGGGCATTCGAACTGCCGCCCCGCCCGAAGCAGCTTCCCACGTGGCAAACGCCCGCCGCGTGGGAAGAGCGCCAACGTCAAGAGCACGCCCAGAAGGAGACGTCCGCCGTTCAAGCGTACGCCGACCTCGTCGACACCTGGCGGGTGCGGCGCGCGTGGCGCGCCGCCCTGGCCGCCCACCCGACCTCCTGA
- a CDS encoding VWA domain-containing protein, whose product MTDVTPENSTPELERLRRWRLLLGGETASGESADGTGCTLGEHDRRLDATLASLYDGAPFTMRTDKPQKVRKSHRNVGFGKSAPAVAAWLGEVRELFPQSAVQVMQADAVERLNLKTLLLEPELMEHLQPDVHMAATLLSLKDAMPDQAKALARQVVARVVDDLQARLAEPLRSAVTGSLNRSQRNARPRHNEVDWGRTLLKNLRTYDPERRSVIPERLVGYSRARRQLKAVTLCVDQSGSMASSVVYAGIFGAVLASLPALKTNVVVYDTTVVDLTEHLADPVDVLFGVQLGGGNDTPLALRYCRGLLTNPEEHTFVLISDLYEGAGSAEMIRRLGEFREMGARVIVLLALDDDGTPSYDHDNAARLAALGIPVFACTPDFFPELMAASLQGADIGTLAAARGIVTARAKAEATTGT is encoded by the coding sequence ATGACGGACGTGACTCCGGAGAACTCGACGCCCGAATTGGAGCGCTTGCGTCGCTGGCGGCTGCTGCTGGGCGGCGAAACGGCGAGCGGTGAAAGCGCGGACGGCACCGGCTGCACGTTGGGCGAGCACGACCGCCGCTTGGACGCGACGTTGGCTTCGCTGTACGACGGCGCGCCCTTCACGATGCGAACGGACAAGCCGCAGAAGGTCCGCAAGTCGCACCGCAACGTCGGCTTCGGCAAGAGCGCTCCGGCGGTGGCCGCGTGGCTGGGAGAAGTGCGCGAGCTTTTTCCGCAGTCGGCGGTGCAAGTCATGCAAGCCGACGCGGTGGAGCGCCTCAACCTCAAGACGCTGCTGCTCGAACCGGAGCTCATGGAGCACTTGCAGCCGGACGTGCACATGGCCGCCACCCTTCTCAGCCTCAAAGACGCCATGCCCGACCAAGCCAAGGCGCTCGCGCGGCAAGTCGTGGCGCGGGTGGTGGACGACTTGCAAGCGCGCCTGGCCGAACCGCTGCGCAGCGCCGTGACGGGCAGCTTGAACCGCTCGCAGCGCAACGCGCGCCCGCGTCACAACGAAGTGGACTGGGGCCGCACGCTGCTGAAGAACTTACGCACCTACGATCCGGAGCGCCGCAGCGTGATTCCCGAGCGGCTCGTCGGCTACAGCCGCGCACGGCGGCAACTCAAAGCGGTCACGTTGTGCGTGGACCAGTCGGGCAGCATGGCGTCGAGCGTCGTGTACGCGGGCATCTTCGGCGCGGTCCTGGCGAGCCTTCCGGCGTTGAAGACGAACGTCGTCGTGTACGACACGACGGTCGTGGATCTCACCGAGCACCTCGCCGACCCGGTGGACGTCTTGTTCGGCGTGCAACTCGGCGGTGGCAACGACACGCCCCTCGCCTTGCGGTACTGCCGCGGCTTGCTGACGAATCCCGAGGAGCACACCTTCGTCTTGATTTCCGATTTGTACGAAGGAGCGGGCAGCGCCGAGATGATCCGGCGCCTCGGCGAATTCCGCGAGATGGGCGCGCGCGTCATCGTGCTGCTGGCCCTCGACGATGACGGCACGCCAAGTTACGACCACGACAACGCCGCTCGCCTCGCCGCGCTGGGCATCCCGGTCTTCGCGTGCACGCCGGACTTCTTCCCGGAGTTGATGGCGGCGTCGCTGCAAGGCGCGGACATCGGCACCCTTGCGGCCGCGCGCGGCATCGTCACGGCGCGCGCCAAAGCGGAGGCGACAACCGGAACTTGA
- a CDS encoding FG-GAP-like repeat-containing protein, with the protein MNRSTSLKSSLIVLLCAGLASAQERVGSHSQPLTVKNVRLWTQNGNTVPVCWETPGYAREKAIVQAAVISTWQWHAKVNFTGWGACPTGGIGGSATVKQVRVRITAQGTANAGAGGSARLGMDALSSANDNDPGVSLSFNPDGSANRGRVEYVGVHEFGHVLGFVHEQDTPGNPEGPARCASPGNEPNSTSLTAYDRDSIMNYCNRDGNMTGNLTDIDIQGVQAVYGVRFPNLAARNTCASALTRQTASVAWAWNDGSNQASIALFPSSGTKFTDRAVLSSRDGGWGDSVKWFAGDFNADGKSDIGAAWNNGGHATLTMRLSTGSALRQAHWLIEAGGWIDTTIYLPGDFNGDGKTDVAGVWNNAGKVSIAVFLSDGQKFTGWTQWSDRDGGWAETVKWFAGDFDGDGKSDIGAAWNNGGRTTLTVRASTGRSFVAAHWLTDAGRWTDTAAFVAGDFNGDGRADVARLWNDLGNNSTDVTLSNGRAFQGASAWSTRDGGWIQGAAVKWIAGDFNGDGKTDIGAAWNDQQLNTLTIRASTGSSFAPAHWAVRAGGWRDSAAWCAGHFQ; encoded by the coding sequence GTGAACCGTTCGACTTCCCTGAAATCAAGCTTGATCGTCTTGCTGTGCGCCGGACTTGCCTCCGCGCAAGAACGCGTCGGCAGCCACTCGCAGCCGCTGACCGTCAAGAACGTGCGCCTCTGGACCCAGAATGGCAACACCGTGCCGGTGTGCTGGGAAACACCAGGCTACGCCCGTGAAAAGGCCATCGTGCAAGCGGCCGTCATCAGCACTTGGCAGTGGCACGCCAAGGTCAACTTCACCGGTTGGGGAGCCTGCCCGACGGGCGGCATCGGCGGCAGTGCCACGGTGAAACAGGTGCGGGTGCGCATCACGGCGCAAGGCACCGCGAACGCGGGAGCCGGAGGCTCGGCGCGGCTGGGCATGGACGCCCTCAGCAGCGCCAACGACAACGATCCGGGCGTCTCGCTGTCGTTCAACCCTGACGGCAGCGCGAATCGGGGACGCGTCGAGTACGTCGGCGTTCACGAGTTCGGCCACGTGCTGGGATTCGTTCACGAGCAGGACACCCCCGGCAACCCTGAAGGACCGGCTCGTTGCGCCAGTCCAGGCAACGAACCGAATTCGACGTCCCTCACCGCTTACGACCGCGATTCAATCATGAATTACTGCAACCGCGACGGCAATATGACCGGCAACCTCACCGACATCGACATTCAAGGAGTGCAGGCCGTGTACGGCGTCCGCTTTCCGAACCTCGCGGCACGAAACACCTGCGCTTCGGCCCTCACTCGGCAGACCGCCTCGGTCGCCTGGGCTTGGAACGACGGCAGCAACCAAGCTTCCATCGCCCTCTTTCCATCGTCAGGAACGAAGTTCACCGACCGCGCCGTGCTGAGTTCACGTGACGGCGGGTGGGGCGACTCGGTGAAGTGGTTCGCCGGTGATTTCAACGCCGACGGCAAAAGCGACATCGGAGCGGCGTGGAACAACGGCGGTCACGCCACCCTCACGATGCGGCTGTCCACTGGCAGCGCTCTTCGTCAAGCGCACTGGCTGATCGAAGCGGGAGGCTGGATCGACACCACCATCTACTTGCCGGGTGACTTCAACGGCGACGGCAAAACCGACGTGGCCGGCGTGTGGAACAACGCCGGCAAGGTCTCCATCGCGGTCTTCTTGTCGGACGGCCAGAAATTCACAGGTTGGACGCAGTGGAGCGACCGTGACGGTGGTTGGGCGGAGACGGTGAAGTGGTTCGCCGGAGACTTCGACGGTGACGGCAAAAGTGACATCGGCGCCGCCTGGAACAACGGTGGCCGCACCACCCTGACCGTCCGCGCCTCGACCGGCAGAAGTTTTGTCGCCGCTCACTGGCTGACCGACGCGGGCCGCTGGACGGACACCGCCGCCTTTGTCGCGGGCGATTTCAACGGTGATGGTCGTGCCGACGTGGCGCGGCTGTGGAATGACCTCGGCAACAACTCCACCGACGTCACGTTGTCGAACGGCAGGGCCTTTCAGGGCGCTTCGGCTTGGAGTACGCGCGACGGCGGTTGGATTCAGGGAGCGGCCGTCAAATGGATCGCGGGCGATTTCAACGGTGACGGCAAAACCGATATTGGCGCGGCCTGGAACGATCAGCAACTGAACACCCTGACGATCCGCGCCTCCACCGGAAGCAGCTTTGCCCCCGCCCACTGGGCAGTTCGCGCCGGCGGCTGGCGTGACTCGGCCGCTTGGTGTGCCGGGCACTTCCAATAG
- a CDS encoding ATP-binding protein encodes MTSAPEVLRQHAEQAYAHELAALAEDDRHPRPPKWKLSPRAVLTYLMGGHVGGVEITPKYVGETRLMEIAVATLATDRALLLIGVPGTAKSWVSEHLAAAISGDSTLLVQGTAGTDENAIRYGWNYARLLAEGPSEAALVESPVMHAMREGKIARLEELTRVQSDVQDTLITILSEKTLPVPELNSEVQAVRGFNLIATANNRDKGVNDLSSALKRRFNTVILPVPDSLEDELQIVTRRVESLGRSLGLPELPPALDEIRRVVTVFRELRAGVTEDGKIKLKTPSGSLSVAEAISVVTNGLTLAAHFGDGAMNSRDVAASVIGAVIKDPVQDQVVWNEYLETAVKKRSGWKDFYAACREVS; translated from the coding sequence ATGACCAGCGCCCCTGAAGTCCTGCGCCAGCACGCCGAGCAAGCGTACGCTCACGAACTCGCCGCCCTCGCCGAGGACGACCGGCATCCTCGCCCTCCGAAGTGGAAGCTCAGTCCGCGCGCCGTCTTGACGTACTTGATGGGCGGGCATGTCGGCGGCGTGGAGATCACGCCGAAGTACGTCGGTGAAACGCGCTTGATGGAGATCGCCGTCGCGACCCTCGCCACCGACCGCGCGTTGCTGCTCATCGGCGTGCCCGGCACCGCCAAAAGCTGGGTGAGCGAGCACCTCGCCGCCGCCATCTCCGGGGACAGCACCCTGCTCGTACAAGGAACGGCGGGCACCGACGAGAACGCCATTCGGTACGGCTGGAATTACGCGCGACTGCTCGCCGAAGGACCGAGCGAAGCGGCCCTCGTGGAAAGTCCCGTCATGCACGCCATGCGCGAAGGGAAGATCGCGCGCCTCGAAGAGTTGACGCGCGTGCAAAGCGACGTGCAAGACACCCTCATCACCATCCTCTCGGAAAAGACGCTGCCCGTTCCGGAGCTCAACAGCGAGGTGCAAGCGGTGCGCGGCTTCAACCTCATCGCGACCGCCAACAACCGCGACAAAGGCGTCAACGACCTTTCGAGCGCCCTCAAACGCCGCTTCAACACCGTCATCCTGCCCGTGCCGGACAGCTTGGAAGACGAACTGCAAATCGTGACGCGCCGCGTGGAATCGCTGGGCCGCAGCCTCGGTCTGCCCGAGCTGCCCCCGGCGCTCGACGAGATTCGGCGCGTCGTGACGGTCTTTCGCGAGTTGCGCGCGGGCGTCACGGAGGACGGCAAGATCAAACTCAAGACGCCGAGCGGCAGCCTCAGCGTCGCCGAGGCCATCAGCGTCGTCACGAACGGCTTGACGCTCGCCGCTCACTTCGGAGACGGAGCGATGAACAGCCGCGACGTCGCCGCGAGCGTCATCGGCGCTGTCATCAAAGACCCGGTGCAGGACCAAGTCGTGTGGAACGAGTACTTGGAGACGGCCGTCAAGAAGCGGTCGGGCTGGAAGGACTTCTACGCGGCGTGCCGGGAAGTGAGCTGA
- a CDS encoding SWIM zinc finger family protein → MRFTLSSFLDQLTADAALALAPDGGSAKAAQKLARPTQWPTLAREGDVLWGECQGSGAHPYLVGVDARSAELASKCSCPSRKFPCKHALGLLLLHVAQSGAWQRATPPSDLAKWLEGRTARAEKAAQLPSDVETDPAERAKARAKAQAGGDRKKTAGLEDLELWLSDLVREGLQAARARPYGDWDRQAARLVDAQLPGVARHVRQIPDLLHDETGEALTAHLGRLWLLTQAWRHRTTFSELERADLLSALGAPLDRASIPPAAPRTWRTLGFVQEEEGKLHVRRTWLLGDEREVALLLDFAPTGQALPPPPPARPFQAAVAYAPSAYAQRAILQGDVTAATTPLPLPSGTLTDLQSRFAAALALNPWLERIGAFVGPAYLNLDPPQLCDADGHAVPLGARVEEADVWTMLAHAETLPQTYFGEWDGRSFTPVGTVAADTQATPDPRAAQGAS, encoded by the coding sequence GTGAGGTTTACGCTGTCGTCCTTTCTCGATCAACTGACCGCAGATGCCGCCCTGGCCCTCGCGCCCGACGGCGGCAGCGCCAAAGCTGCCCAGAAACTCGCTCGACCCACGCAATGGCCGACCCTCGCACGAGAAGGCGACGTGCTGTGGGGAGAATGCCAAGGCAGCGGCGCACATCCCTACCTCGTCGGCGTGGACGCCAGAAGCGCCGAACTCGCCAGCAAATGCAGTTGCCCCAGCCGCAAATTCCCCTGTAAGCACGCCCTGGGCCTGCTTTTGCTGCACGTTGCCCAGTCCGGCGCGTGGCAACGCGCCACCCCGCCGTCCGACCTCGCCAAATGGCTGGAAGGCCGAACGGCCCGCGCCGAGAAGGCCGCGCAGCTTCCCAGCGACGTGGAAACCGATCCGGCCGAGCGCGCCAAAGCCCGCGCGAAAGCTCAAGCGGGCGGCGACCGCAAGAAGACCGCGGGCCTCGAAGACCTCGAATTGTGGCTGAGCGACCTCGTACGCGAAGGCCTGCAAGCCGCTCGCGCCCGCCCGTACGGCGACTGGGACCGGCAAGCGGCGCGCCTCGTCGACGCTCAACTTCCAGGGGTGGCGAGGCACGTTCGCCAGATTCCCGACTTGCTGCACGACGAGACCGGCGAAGCGCTCACCGCGCACCTCGGGCGGCTGTGGCTGCTCACGCAAGCTTGGCGACACCGAACCACCTTCAGTGAACTCGAACGCGCCGACCTCCTGAGCGCCCTCGGCGCGCCCCTCGACCGCGCGAGCATCCCGCCCGCCGCGCCGCGCACGTGGCGAACCCTCGGGTTCGTGCAAGAAGAAGAAGGCAAACTTCACGTTCGCCGCACCTGGCTGCTCGGAGACGAGCGAGAAGTGGCCTTGCTGCTCGACTTCGCGCCGACCGGACAAGCCCTGCCGCCACCCCCGCCCGCCCGCCCGTTCCAAGCCGCCGTGGCCTACGCGCCCTCGGCGTACGCGCAACGAGCCATCCTGCAAGGCGACGTGACGGCGGCCACCACACCCCTGCCCCTCCCAAGCGGTACCCTCACCGACCTGCAAAGCCGCTTCGCGGCCGCCTTGGCGCTCAATCCCTGGCTGGAACGAATCGGCGCCTTCGTCGGCCCGGCGTACCTGAACCTCGACCCGCCGCAACTGTGCGACGCGGACGGCCACGCCGTTCCCCTCGGCGCGCGCGTCGAGGAGGCCGACGTGTGGACCATGCTCGCCCACGCCGAGACCCTCCCGCAAACGTACTTCGGTGAATGGGACGGGCGCAGCTTCACACCCGTGGGCACCGTCGCTGCCGACACGCAGGCGACGCCCGACCCGCGAGCAGCACAAGGAGCCTCGTGA
- a CDS encoding serine hydrolase domain-containing protein gives MNTPITDVRQLTPDLLENFTHHVLEQMRALRVPGVAIGLHTPWETYELCLGVTSVDHPLPVTADTLFQIGSTTKTVTATILMRLVEAGQVHLDEHVRTYLPDLRLQSEDVAARVTVRQLLNHTAGWVGDYFENTGNGDDALTRIVANLADQEQITPLGEVWSYNNAAFYVAGRVIEVVTGMTYEQAARRFVLDPLSLDASFFFQDDVMTRSFAVGHIVKGDRAVVARPWGLPRSANPAGGLASSVRDQLAYARFHMGDGTAPSGERLLSPESMRVLQTPTVRASGGRHMAVSWFVRDVNGVRFLSHGGATNGQMSAFVLAPDLGFAFTSLTNADLGEVLNKSVQQWVWEHLLGIQEEEPIFLDVDENTVSDVVGRYLMAGTFGGGVTVSRNGPELLVEFIPEDYGDLSDTAPDPLPPFPARFCGQDELVATDGMFKGARVDILRDANGQVTWLRLGRVMKRQDA, from the coding sequence ATGAACACACCCATCACCGACGTGCGTCAGCTCACGCCCGATCTGCTCGAGAACTTCACGCATCATGTTCTCGAGCAGATGCGCGCGCTCCGTGTGCCTGGAGTCGCCATCGGTCTTCACACGCCCTGGGAGACGTACGAGCTGTGCCTCGGTGTGACGAGCGTCGATCATCCTCTTCCCGTCACCGCCGACACGCTCTTCCAGATCGGCAGTACCACCAAGACCGTCACGGCGACGATCCTGATGCGTCTCGTCGAAGCGGGCCAAGTGCACTTGGACGAGCACGTCCGAACGTACCTGCCCGACCTTCGGTTGCAGTCTGAGGACGTTGCTGCGCGTGTCACGGTGAGGCAACTGCTCAACCACACGGCGGGTTGGGTCGGAGATTACTTTGAAAACACAGGAAACGGTGATGACGCCCTCACGCGCATCGTCGCGAATCTGGCGGATCAGGAGCAAATCACGCCGCTCGGGGAGGTGTGGTCGTACAACAACGCCGCGTTCTACGTCGCGGGGCGTGTCATCGAAGTCGTGACGGGCATGACGTACGAGCAGGCCGCGCGGCGCTTCGTCCTCGATCCGCTTAGCCTGGACGCGTCGTTCTTCTTTCAAGATGACGTGATGACGAGATCATTCGCCGTGGGACACATCGTGAAAGGTGACCGTGCGGTCGTCGCTCGCCCATGGGGGTTGCCGCGCAGCGCGAATCCTGCCGGTGGTCTCGCGAGCAGCGTTCGGGATCAGTTGGCGTACGCACGGTTTCACATGGGAGATGGAACGGCCCCGTCCGGGGAGCGTCTCCTGTCTCCGGAGTCGATGCGGGTTCTGCAGACGCCGACCGTACGGGCGTCCGGGGGGCGTCACATGGCCGTTTCGTGGTTCGTGCGCGACGTGAACGGTGTGCGGTTCCTATCGCACGGCGGAGCTACGAACGGGCAGATGTCCGCGTTCGTGCTCGCTCCGGACCTCGGCTTCGCCTTCACGAGCCTGACGAATGCGGACCTCGGGGAGGTCTTGAATAAGAGCGTGCAACAGTGGGTATGGGAGCACCTCCTTGGCATTCAAGAGGAGGAACCGATCTTCTTGGACGTCGACGAGAACACCGTGAGTGACGTGGTCGGTCGTTACCTGATGGCTGGAACGTTCGGGGGTGGCGTGACGGTGTCACGAAACGGGCCGGAGTTGCTGGTGGAGTTCATTCCCGAGGATTACGGTGACCTGTCCGACACGGCACCCGATCCACTTCCGCCTTTTCCGGCGCGATTCTGCGGGCAGGACGAACTCGTCGCGACCGACGGGATGTTCAAAGGCGCACGGGTGGACATCCTGCGCGACGCGAACGGACAAGTGACGTGGCTTCGGTTGGGACGCGTGATGAAACGTCAGGACGCCTGA
- a CDS encoding DUF5682 family protein, whose translation MLTLYPIRHHGPGSARSVARALEANPPATLLVEGPVDADGLLPFLHDAALTPPVAVMAHVQGRPERSVFYPLAEFSPEFVAIRWALARGVNVAFMDVPAAVTLASTEEAEGARAEVDVDAASTSIEPADAVRADPLALLARAAGYSDFERWWDALVESRGEGEAVFSAIADVMTAVREGDEHHTSERDLVREAHMRHTIRGALKRGSVAVVCGAWHAPALTQDVLTREAKADVARLKNLAKAKVALTITPWTHGRLTQASGYGAGVTSPGWYAHLFGASEQVSERWLTRSARLLRAHGLDASSAQVIDAVRLAEALATLRGRSLAGLDELTDATRAVFAWDSDTPLRLLTDELFVGEVLGSVPSGVPAVPLEQDLAATLTRLRLKREAVRREQVLDLREDVGLSRSQLFHRLNVLGVPWAKAAASRGAGTFKETWTLRWEPEFSVRVVEASRHGNTLVRAANTAVASKARQAPDLAALSELLEVARLSGLPSAAAFTLARLNARAAEADTAALLESLPSLARLARYGDVRQRDGDDLRPVFRTLVARAAAGLPNAAHGLNGEAAEALHAQIAQADAAVRLLDDAEASAEWTRALHALDAEGNAPLLRGDAVNRLRDRGELNAEHVQARLELALAKGAPPLDVAAWLVGFIGEDGSTLRHDPTVLALLDAWVVMLDADAFTDVLPSLRRALSRLEPHARKRLGEELRGLERTKEATEINDLLGAEVVPIVLRMLGVTSPVGGAP comes from the coding sequence ATGCTGACCCTTTACCCTATTCGTCACCACGGCCCCGGGTCGGCGCGCAGCGTCGCGCGGGCGCTGGAGGCCAATCCACCTGCCACGCTGCTCGTCGAGGGACCCGTGGACGCCGATGGGTTGCTGCCGTTCTTGCATGACGCGGCGCTCACGCCGCCCGTCGCGGTCATGGCGCACGTGCAAGGGCGCCCCGAACGCTCCGTGTTCTACCCGCTCGCCGAGTTCAGCCCGGAGTTCGTGGCGATTCGTTGGGCGCTCGCGCGCGGCGTGAACGTCGCCTTCATGGACGTGCCGGCCGCCGTGACCCTCGCTTCGACCGAAGAAGCAGAAGGGGCACGGGCGGAGGTAGACGTGGACGCCGCATCGACGTCGATCGAACCTGCGGACGCGGTGCGCGCCGATCCGCTCGCGCTGCTCGCGCGAGCGGCGGGTTACAGCGACTTCGAACGCTGGTGGGACGCCCTCGTGGAGTCTCGAGGTGAAGGCGAAGCGGTCTTCTCCGCCATCGCCGACGTCATGACGGCCGTGCGCGAAGGCGACGAGCACCACACGTCCGAGCGCGACCTCGTGCGGGAAGCGCACATGCGCCACACCATTCGCGGAGCCCTCAAGCGGGGCAGCGTCGCCGTCGTGTGCGGCGCGTGGCACGCGCCCGCGTTGACGCAGGACGTGCTGACGCGCGAAGCGAAAGCGGACGTGGCGCGCCTCAAGAACCTGGCGAAGGCGAAGGTGGCCCTCACCATCACTCCGTGGACGCACGGGCGACTCACGCAAGCGAGCGGGTACGGCGCGGGCGTCACGTCGCCCGGTTGGTACGCGCATTTGTTCGGCGCGTCCGAACAGGTCAGCGAGCGCTGGTTGACGCGCTCGGCCCGCTTGCTGCGCGCGCACGGACTGGACGCGTCGAGCGCTCAAGTCATCGACGCGGTGCGCCTCGCCGAAGCCCTCGCAACTTTGCGAGGGCGGAGCCTGGCGGGCCTCGACGAGCTGACGGACGCGACGCGCGCGGTGTTCGCGTGGGATTCGGATACGCCGCTGCGCCTCTTGACCGACGAGTTGTTCGTCGGCGAAGTGCTCGGCAGCGTGCCCTCCGGCGTGCCCGCCGTGCCGCTCGAACAAGACCTCGCGGCCACGCTGACGCGGCTGCGCCTCAAGCGTGAAGCGGTGAGGCGCGAACAAGTCCTCGATTTGCGCGAGGACGTCGGCTTGAGTCGTTCGCAACTCTTCCACCGTTTGAACGTGCTCGGCGTGCCGTGGGCGAAAGCGGCGGCCAGTCGAGGCGCGGGCACCTTCAAGGAAACCTGGACGCTTCGCTGGGAACCGGAGTTCAGCGTGCGCGTCGTCGAGGCGAGCCGTCACGGCAACACCCTCGTGCGCGCCGCGAACACGGCGGTCGCGTCGAAAGCGCGGCAAGCCCCGGACCTCGCGGCGCTCTCCGAGTTGCTGGAAGTGGCGCGGCTGAGCGGACTGCCGAGCGCCGCCGCGTTCACGCTCGCTCGACTCAACGCGCGCGCCGCCGAGGCGGACACGGCCGCGCTGCTCGAATCGCTGCCGTCACTCGCGCGCCTCGCTCGGTACGGAGACGTGCGGCAACGTGACGGTGACGACTTGCGGCCGGTGTTTCGCACGCTCGTGGCGCGCGCCGCCGCCGGACTGCCGAACGCGGCGCACGGCTTGAACGGCGAAGCCGCGGAAGCCTTGCACGCTCAGATCGCGCAGGCCGACGCGGCCGTGCGCCTCCTCGACGACGCGGAAGCGAGCGCCGAATGGACTCGGGCGCTTCACGCCCTCGACGCGGAGGGAAACGCGCCGCTCTTGCGGGGCGACGCCGTGAACCGCCTACGCGACCGAGGAGAGCTGAACGCCGAGCACGTTCAAGCTCGACTCGAGTTGGCGCTCGCCAAAGGCGCGCCGCCGCTGGACGTGGCAGCTTGGCTGGTGGGCTTCATCGGGGAGGACGGCTCGACGCTGCGCCACGACCCGACGGTCTTGGCGCTCTTGGACGCCTGGGTGGTGATGCTCGACGCGGACGCGTTCACCGACGTGCTGCCTTCCTTGCGGCGCGCCCTGTCGCGCTTGGAGCCGCACGCCCGCAAAAGGTTGGGAGAGGAACTGCGTGGCTTGGAACGCACGAAGGAAGCGACTGAAATCAACGACCTCTTGGGAGCCGAGGTGGTACCGATCGTGCTGCGAATGCTGGGCGTGACGTCGCCCGTGGGAGGCGCGCCATGA
- a CDS encoding zinc ribbon domain-containing protein: protein MEDGKGKNAAKSDERLAYRLCPRCLRAVPATSGERYCVNDGVRLLEACPRCGAPIASPYARFCPRCGAPLAENGSALTSRSSQPTSQEEP from the coding sequence GTGGAAGACGGGAAGGGGAAGAACGCGGCGAAGAGCGACGAAAGGTTGGCCTACCGCCTGTGCCCACGCTGCCTGCGGGCCGTTCCCGCCACCTCGGGCGAACGGTACTGCGTCAACGACGGCGTGCGACTGCTCGAAGCGTGCCCTCGGTGCGGCGCGCCCATCGCCTCGCCTTACGCCCGCTTCTGTCCGCGCTGCGGCGCGCCGCTGGCCGAGAACGGCTCGGCCTTGACGTCCAGGTCCTCTCAACCCACGTCCCAGGAGGAACCGTGA